A portion of the Chondrinema litorale genome contains these proteins:
- the lepA gene encoding translation elongation factor 4 produces the protein MKNIRNFCIIAHIDHGKSTLADRLLESTQTVTHREMQAQLLDDMDLERERGITIKSHAIQMDYLFENEVYTLNLIDTPGHVDFSYEVSRAIAACEGALLIVDAAQGIEAQTISNLYLALDQNLEIIPVLNKIDLPSAMPEEVSDQIIDLIGCEPEDIIKASAKEGIGISDILEAIVKRIPAPKGDPEAPLQALIFDSVFNSYRGVEVYFRVMNGQIKKGDEVKFVATGKTYGADEIGILKLKQTAKDTISAGNVGYLISGIKVAREVKVGDTITHVSRPCSTAIKGFEFVKPMVFAGIYPVDTTEFEELRSSMEKLQLNDASLVWEPETSAALGFGFRCGFLGMLHMEIVQERLEREFDMTVVTTVPSVQFKAYSTKGELIIVNAPSDMPAPNLIDHIEEPFIHASIITKADFVGPVIALCMEKRGQLKNQIYLTSDRVELKFDMPLAEIVFDFYDKLKTISRGYASLDYEITGFRTSKLVKLDIMLNGELVDALSAIVHRDKAYEWGKKICEKLKELLPRQQFEIAIQAAISTKVIARETVKALRKNVLAKCYGGDITRKRKLLEKQKKGKKRMRQVGNVEIPQEAFMAVLKLD, from the coding sequence ATGAAGAATATCAGGAATTTTTGCATTATTGCTCACATAGACCATGGTAAAAGTACCCTAGCAGATCGCTTGCTTGAGTCAACACAAACTGTGACTCACAGAGAAATGCAGGCGCAGTTGCTAGACGATATGGACTTGGAAAGGGAAAGAGGTATTACCATTAAGAGTCATGCTATTCAAATGGACTATCTGTTTGAAAATGAGGTGTATACATTAAACTTGATTGATACTCCAGGACACGTCGATTTTTCATACGAGGTATCAAGAGCTATTGCAGCTTGTGAAGGTGCGCTTTTAATTGTAGATGCTGCACAGGGAATTGAGGCTCAAACCATATCTAACTTGTATCTTGCATTAGATCAAAATCTTGAGATTATTCCTGTTTTAAATAAAATTGATCTTCCAAGTGCAATGCCAGAAGAGGTTTCTGATCAGATTATAGATTTGATCGGTTGCGAACCTGAAGATATTATTAAAGCCAGTGCCAAAGAAGGAATTGGAATTAGCGACATTCTTGAAGCGATAGTAAAGAGAATTCCTGCTCCTAAAGGTGATCCTGAAGCGCCATTACAAGCATTGATTTTCGATTCAGTATTTAACTCATACAGAGGGGTAGAAGTTTATTTCCGTGTAATGAACGGGCAAATAAAGAAGGGAGATGAGGTAAAGTTTGTGGCAACAGGTAAAACTTATGGTGCAGATGAAATTGGTATCCTAAAATTAAAACAAACTGCAAAAGATACGATCTCTGCGGGTAATGTAGGCTACTTGATTTCTGGAATTAAAGTAGCTAGAGAAGTAAAAGTAGGTGATACAATTACGCATGTAAGCAGACCTTGTAGTACAGCTATTAAAGGTTTCGAGTTTGTAAAACCAATGGTATTTGCTGGTATTTACCCTGTTGATACTACAGAGTTTGAAGAGCTAAGATCTTCTATGGAGAAATTGCAGTTAAATGATGCTTCTTTGGTTTGGGAGCCTGAAACTTCTGCTGCATTAGGTTTCGGTTTCCGTTGTGGTTTCCTTGGTATGCTCCATATGGAAATTGTACAGGAAAGACTTGAAAGAGAATTTGACATGACTGTAGTTACTACAGTTCCATCGGTTCAATTTAAAGCTTATAGTACAAAAGGTGAATTGATTATTGTAAATGCACCTTCTGATATGCCTGCTCCAAACCTAATTGACCATATTGAAGAACCTTTCATCCATGCATCAATTATTACAAAGGCAGATTTTGTAGGCCCTGTAATAGCACTTTGTATGGAAAAGAGGGGACAACTTAAAAACCAGATTTATCTTACTTCTGATAGAGTGGAGTTGAAGTTTGATATGCCACTAGCAGAAATCGTTTTTGATTTTTATGATAAATTAAAGACAATCTCAAGAGGTTATGCTTCTCTCGATTATGAAATAACTGGCTTTAGAACGTCTAAATTAGTTAAGCTAGATATTATGCTCAATGGAGAATTGGTAGATGCACTTTCTGCAATTGTGCACAGAGATAAAGCTTATGAGTGGGGTAAGAAAATTTGTGAGAAACTGAAAGAGCTTTTACCTCGTCAGCAGTTTGAAATTGCAATACAGGCAGCTATTAGTACAAAAGTTATAGCACGTGAAACTGTAAAGGCATTGCGTAAAAACGTATTAGCTAAGTGTTACGGTGGTGATATTACTCGTAAAAGAAAGCTGTTAGAGAAACAGAAAAAAGGTAAGAAAAGAATGCGCCAAGTTGGTAATGTGGAAATTCCGCAAGAAGCCTTTATGGCGGTTTTAAAACTTGATTAA
- a CDS encoding heavy metal translocating P-type ATPase, which translates to MNAFNPELQTKCYHCGDDCGKHPITAHDKLFCCEGCKTVYEILQESNLCNYYQIEKTPGLKNKKSTTQKYAFLDIESIRDEYIHFSNNQITGISFFIPAIHCSSCIWLLENLNKLHDAVLRVIVDFPKKEVTITFKEDQISLRQLAELLEQIGYPPQIDSSPKKNERKKGLPKSFYFKLGIAGFCFGNIMLLSIPEYLGMGAESDTEFVKFFSRLNLLLSLPVFFYSSTEYLISAWKGLKQKFINMDVPISLGIITLFTRSAYEIITSTGAGYMDSLAGLVFFLLVGKWYQQKTYAALSFDRDYASYFPVSVTIVKAGNVHENILLKDLQPGDRALIRNQELIPADAILLKGNAQIDYSFVTGESDPVEKKSGDILYAGGRQSGQAIEIEIKKQVENSYLTKLWNQEIFKKEKETGLTVLADNVGKYFTFFIILLSIGTGAFWYVYQPEMVAIIVTSVLIVACPCALALTIPFTFGNSTRILGKKGIYLKNTNTIETLSKVDTILFDKTGTLTVLDAGKIRYFGKPLTNEYKSIIKSITAHSTHPLSANLNQYLTEVSQLTNFDTYQEESGKGIQATLANNTFKLGSGLYTKAVVENINQNTRVYFAENDEMIGYFEFGNLYRKGFENVMDDLAERYELHLLSGDNSNEKKNLEQFFGSVDHMHFNQSPQNKLDYVKQLQQKGKKVLMVGDGLNDAGALRQSDAGISISDDIYHFSPACDAIMDADAFNQLSKIIKYTKSSYNVVILGFILSFLYNIIGLSFAMTGLLTPLVSAILMPLSSATVVIFATAATYLKGKQTFNN; encoded by the coding sequence ATGAATGCATTTAACCCTGAGCTACAAACTAAATGTTATCACTGTGGTGATGACTGTGGTAAACACCCAATTACTGCACACGATAAGCTTTTTTGCTGTGAAGGTTGTAAAACTGTGTATGAGATTTTACAAGAAAGTAATCTGTGCAACTATTATCAGATTGAAAAAACTCCCGGTTTAAAAAACAAGAAAAGCACCACTCAGAAATATGCATTTCTGGATATTGAATCTATTAGAGATGAATATATCCATTTCTCCAACAATCAAATTACTGGTATTTCATTCTTTATTCCTGCCATACATTGTAGCTCATGTATATGGTTACTGGAAAACCTAAATAAATTGCACGATGCTGTTTTACGCGTAATTGTCGATTTCCCCAAAAAAGAAGTAACCATCACTTTTAAAGAAGATCAAATCAGTTTAAGGCAGCTTGCTGAACTGCTTGAACAAATAGGTTATCCTCCACAAATAGATTCATCTCCAAAAAAAAACGAACGTAAAAAAGGACTTCCAAAAAGCTTTTACTTTAAGCTCGGTATCGCTGGCTTTTGCTTTGGCAATATTATGCTGCTAAGTATTCCAGAGTATTTGGGTATGGGAGCCGAATCAGACACAGAGTTTGTAAAATTCTTTAGTAGGTTAAACTTGCTACTTTCTTTACCTGTATTCTTTTATAGTAGTACTGAATATTTAATTTCGGCATGGAAAGGTCTTAAGCAAAAATTCATCAATATGGATGTGCCTATATCTTTAGGTATCATCACGCTATTTACTAGAAGTGCTTACGAAATTATTACATCCACAGGAGCCGGTTATATGGACTCTTTGGCTGGGCTGGTATTTTTCTTATTAGTAGGTAAATGGTATCAACAAAAAACCTATGCTGCACTTTCTTTTGATAGAGATTATGCTTCTTATTTCCCAGTAAGTGTTACCATTGTTAAAGCAGGAAATGTGCATGAAAACATCTTGCTTAAAGATTTACAACCTGGAGATCGAGCATTAATTAGAAATCAAGAACTTATTCCGGCAGATGCTATTTTGTTAAAAGGAAATGCACAGATAGATTATAGTTTTGTAACAGGTGAGTCTGATCCTGTAGAGAAAAAATCTGGAGATATATTATATGCAGGTGGCCGACAAAGCGGACAAGCCATCGAGATTGAGATTAAAAAACAAGTTGAAAATAGTTACCTCACTAAACTGTGGAATCAAGAAATATTTAAGAAAGAAAAAGAAACTGGTTTAACTGTATTAGCAGATAATGTGGGTAAGTACTTTACTTTTTTTATTATCTTATTAAGTATAGGCACTGGTGCTTTTTGGTATGTTTATCAGCCAGAAATGGTTGCTATTATCGTAACTTCAGTATTGATAGTTGCTTGCCCTTGTGCACTGGCTTTAACCATTCCATTTACTTTTGGAAATTCTACTCGCATTTTAGGCAAAAAAGGTATTTACCTTAAGAACACAAATACTATTGAAACTCTCTCAAAAGTTGATACGATCTTATTTGATAAAACCGGAACACTTACAGTGCTAGATGCTGGTAAAATACGGTATTTTGGAAAACCCTTAACAAATGAATATAAGAGTATAATTAAAAGTATCACAGCACATTCAACTCACCCATTAAGTGCCAACTTAAACCAGTATTTAACAGAGGTAAGCCAATTAACAAATTTTGATACTTATCAAGAAGAATCTGGAAAAGGAATACAAGCAACTTTAGCTAATAATACATTTAAGTTAGGTAGCGGTTTATATACAAAAGCAGTAGTCGAAAACATCAACCAAAACACCAGAGTATATTTTGCCGAAAATGATGAGATGATCGGCTATTTTGAGTTTGGCAACTTATATAGAAAAGGCTTTGAAAATGTAATGGATGACCTTGCAGAAAGGTATGAATTGCATTTGTTGTCTGGTGATAACTCAAATGAGAAAAAGAATTTAGAACAATTCTTTGGCAGTGTAGATCATATGCATTTTAATCAGTCTCCACAAAACAAGTTGGATTATGTAAAGCAATTGCAGCAAAAAGGCAAAAAAGTTTTAATGGTAGGTGATGGCTTAAACGATGCTGGTGCTTTAAGACAAAGTGATGCTGGCATCTCTATTTCCGACGACATTTATCACTTCTCTCCTGCTTGCGATGCCATAATGGATGCGGATGCTTTTAACCAATTAAGTAAGATTATCAAATACACAAAATCATCTTACAATGTAGTTATTTTAGGCTTCATTCTATCATTCTTATATAATATAATAGGCTTGAGCTTTGCCATGACAGGCCTCTTAACACCACTAGTTTCGGCGATTCTAATGCCATTGAGTTCGGCTACTGTAGTAATATTTGCTACCGCAGCCACTTACTTAAAAGGGAAGCAAACTTTTAATAATTAA
- a CDS encoding class I SAM-dependent methyltransferase, whose protein sequence is MHQQLLKEIDHSYKRANFLYSLFWDKNSSSSIHFGYWDKSIKNHSQALQLHKEKLSEMANISKQAKVLDMGCGVGGGAFFLAQKFNAQVTGLNICSTQLKEARQKAKRLNVDSQVNFLELDYLHSQLENDTFDVIWATESFFHCDDKTKFIQECYRLLKPRGVLLIADYFISRQPDNAKETSLMNNWFDGFHIPYLLSRDQFESEIAIAGFDEFHYKDVSENVVPSSNRLFLLGYIGVIAAFPLRIFPKNIRKQLPFQERHALSTKCQHKALKKGLWEYGFVSAIK, encoded by the coding sequence ATGCATCAGCAACTTTTAAAGGAGATAGATCACTCATACAAAAGAGCTAACTTTTTGTATAGCTTATTTTGGGATAAAAATTCTTCAAGTTCTATACATTTTGGCTATTGGGATAAAAGCATAAAAAACCACAGTCAGGCTCTACAATTACATAAAGAGAAACTTTCTGAGATGGCGAATATATCTAAGCAAGCTAAAGTGCTAGATATGGGTTGTGGAGTAGGAGGCGGAGCTTTTTTTCTCGCTCAAAAGTTTAATGCACAAGTTACTGGTCTAAATATTTGTAGTACTCAATTAAAAGAGGCGAGGCAAAAAGCCAAAAGGTTGAATGTAGACAGTCAAGTGAATTTTTTGGAATTAGATTATCTACATAGCCAATTAGAAAATGATACATTTGATGTAATCTGGGCTACAGAAAGTTTTTTTCATTGTGATGACAAGACCAAGTTTATACAAGAGTGTTATAGGTTATTGAAGCCCAGAGGAGTTTTATTAATTGCTGATTATTTCATTTCAAGACAACCAGATAATGCAAAAGAAACATCTCTTATGAATAACTGGTTCGATGGTTTTCATATTCCTTATTTACTAAGTAGAGATCAGTTTGAAAGTGAGATAGCAATAGCTGGGTTTGATGAGTTTCATTACAAAGATGTGAGTGAAAATGTGGTGCCAAGCTCAAATAGATTGTTTTTGTTAGGCTATATTGGAGTAATAGCAGCATTTCCGTTGAGAATTTTCCCTAAGAATATAAGAAAACAATTACCATTTCAAGAAAGACATGCATTGTCTACTAAATGCCAGCACAAAGCATTAAAAAAAGGTTTGTGGGAGTACGGCTTTGTTTCTGCAATAAAGTGA